One window from the genome of Bacillus kexueae encodes:
- a CDS encoding ABC transporter permease, producing MNVGRFSGVLIPLLAVVLGILVGSIVMLVSGYNPIEGYSALLYGAFGDPYYIGETIRQVTPYILAGLAVAFAFRTGLFNIGVEGQLLVGWLAAVWVGVSFELPKVIHLPLAILAAAAAGALWAFIPGILKARFKVHEVIVTIMMNYIALHVTNAIIRSVLSDKGFKSEKVHESASLRSDFLQSITDYSTLHYGIIISLIGAVVMWFLLEKTTKGYELRAVGFNQHASHYAGMNVNQNIVLAMVISGAFAGVAGAMEGLGTFENISVKGGFTGVGFDGIAVALLGGNTAIGVVLAAILFGSLKIGALEMPSSAGVPVELVDIIIALIIFFVASSYLIRLILTRLKKEGK from the coding sequence ATGAATGTAGGCCGTTTTTCTGGCGTGTTAATTCCTCTTTTAGCCGTTGTACTAGGAATTCTCGTTGGATCGATCGTGATGCTCGTAAGTGGCTACAATCCAATTGAAGGCTATTCAGCACTTCTCTACGGAGCGTTCGGAGATCCCTATTATATTGGGGAAACGATTCGACAAGTAACACCTTATATTCTAGCAGGTTTAGCGGTTGCTTTTGCGTTTCGAACAGGTTTGTTCAATATTGGAGTTGAAGGTCAATTGCTTGTAGGATGGCTCGCGGCTGTATGGGTCGGGGTTTCTTTTGAACTTCCAAAAGTTATTCATCTTCCACTTGCTATTTTAGCGGCAGCTGCTGCGGGTGCGCTTTGGGCGTTTATACCAGGGATTTTAAAGGCGCGATTTAAAGTTCATGAAGTTATCGTTACGATTATGATGAACTACATCGCTTTACATGTTACGAATGCTATTATTCGTTCTGTTTTATCCGATAAAGGCTTTAAGTCTGAAAAAGTACATGAATCAGCATCCTTACGCTCTGATTTTCTTCAATCCATTACCGATTATTCAACGTTGCACTACGGAATTATCATCTCTCTTATCGGTGCAGTTGTCATGTGGTTCTTATTGGAGAAAACGACGAAAGGGTATGAACTTCGTGCTGTAGGATTTAACCAGCATGCATCTCATTACGCTGGTATGAATGTTAACCAAAATATCGTCCTTGCTATGGTAATTTCAGGTGCCTTTGCTGGGGTAGCTGGTGCCATGGAAGGATTAGGGACTTTCGAAAACATTTCCGTTAAGGGTGGATTTACAGGTGTCGGATTCGATGGAATCGCTGTTGCCCTTTTAGGAGGAAATACGGCTATTGGGGTTGTGTTAGCTGCGATTTTATTCGGATCTCTGAAAATCGGTGCATTGGAAATGCCATCAAGTGCGGGTGTTCCAGTTGAATTAGTCGATATTATTATCGCCTTAATTATTTTCTTCGTAGCATCTAGCTATTTAATTCGTCTTATTTTAACTCGTTTGAAAAAGGAGGGGAAATAA
- a CDS encoding ABC transporter ATP-binding protein: protein MDYVIEMLNIRKEFGSFVANDNITLQVKKGEIHALLGENGAGKSTLMNVLFGLYQPEGGEIRVKGESVKITDPNVANDLGIGMVHQHFMLVDTFSVTENIILGSEPKKGGKIDIKKAEADVRALSEQYGLAVDPTAKISDISVGMQQRVEILKTLYRGAEILIFDEPTAVLTPQEIQELIQIMKALVNEGKSIILITHKLKEIMEVCDRVTVIRRGKGIGTLNVSDTNPTELAELMVGREVKFTTDKEEAKPTEPVLEIQNLVVKDARHINTVDGLNLTVRAGEIVGIAGVDGNGQSELIEAITGLRKAESGSIKLNGKELINLSPRKITETGVGHIPQDRHKHGLVLDFPIGENMVLQTYYQEPFSKNGILNFNQIYDKARKLIEEYDVRTPDEYTKARALSGGNQQKAIIGREVDRNPDLLIAAQPTRGLDVGAIEFIHKRLIEQRDQGKAVLLLSFELDEVMNVSDRIAVIYEGKIVAIVDPKETTEQELGLLMAGSKKKEAGVTS from the coding sequence GTGGATTACGTAATTGAAATGCTGAACATACGTAAAGAATTTGGCTCATTCGTTGCCAATGATAATATTACTTTGCAAGTGAAAAAGGGAGAAATCCATGCGTTACTTGGAGAAAATGGTGCTGGTAAATCCACGCTCATGAATGTTCTCTTCGGCTTGTATCAACCTGAAGGTGGAGAAATTCGCGTTAAAGGGGAATCGGTTAAAATTACGGACCCTAATGTTGCGAATGATCTTGGAATTGGTATGGTGCATCAGCATTTTATGCTTGTGGACACCTTTTCGGTAACGGAAAATATCATTCTTGGTAGTGAACCAAAAAAAGGTGGAAAGATTGACATAAAGAAAGCGGAAGCTGATGTTCGCGCATTATCAGAGCAATACGGATTGGCGGTCGACCCAACGGCAAAAATTTCGGATATTTCCGTCGGGATGCAACAGCGTGTTGAAATTTTAAAGACACTTTATCGTGGAGCAGAAATTTTAATTTTTGATGAGCCGACGGCAGTCCTAACTCCTCAAGAAATTCAAGAGCTTATTCAAATTATGAAAGCGCTCGTTAATGAAGGGAAATCGATCATATTAATTACGCACAAACTGAAGGAAATTATGGAAGTGTGTGATCGCGTAACCGTCATTCGTCGTGGAAAAGGAATCGGAACGTTAAATGTATCGGACACGAATCCGACAGAACTTGCGGAATTAATGGTTGGTCGTGAAGTGAAATTTACGACAGATAAAGAAGAAGCAAAACCGACTGAGCCAGTTTTAGAAATTCAAAACTTAGTCGTAAAAGATGCTCGTCATATCAATACGGTCGATGGGTTGAACTTGACGGTGCGAGCTGGTGAGATCGTCGGGATTGCTGGGGTGGATGGAAACGGTCAATCAGAGTTAATCGAAGCCATCACAGGTCTCCGAAAAGCGGAATCTGGCTCGATCAAACTGAACGGAAAAGAGCTGATTAATCTATCACCACGAAAAATCACTGAAACAGGCGTCGGTCATATTCCGCAAGATCGTCATAAACACGGGCTTGTTTTAGACTTCCCGATTGGAGAAAACATGGTTCTTCAAACGTATTATCAAGAGCCGTTTTCTAAAAATGGGATTTTGAATTTTAATCAAATTTATGATAAAGCGCGCAAGTTAATTGAAGAGTATGATGTTCGTACGCCAGATGAATATACAAAGGCACGTGCTTTATCAGGTGGAAACCAGCAAAAAGCGATTATTGGACGAGAAGTTGACCGAAATCCAGACCTTCTCATTGCAGCACAGCCAACGCGCGGATTAGATGTTGGAGCGATTGAGTTCATTCATAAACGTTTAATTGAACAACGTGACCAAGGGAAGGCTGTTTTATTACTATCATTTGAATTAGATGAAGTAATGAATGTGAGTGATCGCATCGCGGTTATTTACGAAGGAAAAATTGTGGCTATTGTTGATCCGAAGGAAACGACAGAGCAAGAACTCGGATTACTAATGGCCGGTAGTAAAAAGAAGGAAGCAGGTGTCACATCATGA
- a CDS encoding BMP family lipoprotein yields the protein MKKRKFGLGLSLVLAAGTLLGACGAGDKNEEAGDTTEEKKFSVAMVTDVGGVDDKSFNQSAWEGLQKFGAENGLEEGKGGYSYLQSSSDADYATNLNKLVRDDFDVVYGIGFLMTDAINEIAEQQPEANFAIVDSVVEKPNVASITFKEHEGSFLVGVVAGLTTKTNKIGFVGGMEIPLIEKFESGFLAGVKSVNPDATVEVQYAGAFDKADTGKAIASSMYANGIDVVYHAAGATGNGVFSEAKDLKTKDPNRELWVIGVDKDQAPEGEVKVGDTTYNVTLTSMVKRVDVAVYDVATKAMNGEFPGGEIIEYGLDQDGIGIAPTQDNISEDVLTKVEEWKQKIINGEVKVPLTRDEYKEFEASI from the coding sequence ATGAAAAAGCGTAAATTCGGTTTAGGATTATCACTTGTGTTAGCGGCAGGTACTCTTTTAGGTGCTTGTGGAGCGGGTGATAAAAATGAAGAAGCTGGAGATACAACAGAAGAGAAGAAGTTCTCCGTTGCAATGGTAACAGATGTCGGTGGTGTTGATGACAAATCCTTCAACCAATCTGCTTGGGAAGGACTTCAAAAGTTCGGTGCTGAAAACGGACTTGAAGAAGGAAAAGGTGGCTACTCATACTTACAATCATCAAGTGATGCAGATTATGCAACAAACTTAAACAAATTAGTTCGTGATGACTTCGATGTCGTTTACGGAATCGGCTTCTTAATGACAGATGCAATTAATGAAATTGCTGAGCAACAACCAGAAGCAAACTTTGCGATCGTAGACTCTGTCGTTGAAAAACCAAACGTAGCAAGCATTACGTTTAAAGAGCATGAAGGTTCATTCTTAGTAGGAGTTGTTGCAGGTTTAACAACAAAAACGAACAAAATCGGTTTCGTAGGTGGTATGGAAATTCCATTAATCGAGAAATTCGAAAGTGGATTCCTCGCTGGTGTTAAATCAGTAAATCCAGATGCAACGGTTGAAGTACAGTATGCAGGTGCATTCGATAAAGCAGACACTGGTAAAGCGATTGCTTCTAGTATGTATGCAAATGGAATCGATGTTGTGTATCATGCAGCAGGTGCGACAGGAAACGGTGTATTCTCTGAAGCAAAAGACTTAAAAACGAAAGATCCAAATCGTGAGCTTTGGGTAATCGGTGTTGACAAAGACCAAGCGCCTGAAGGAGAAGTAAAAGTTGGCGATACAACGTACAACGTAACGTTAACATCTATGGTTAAGCGTGTAGACGTAGCGGTTTATGATGTAGCGACAAAAGCGATGAACGGTGAATTCCCAGGTGGAGAAATTATCGAATATGGTCTTGATCAAGATGGTATCGGTATTGCTCCAACTCAAGACAACATCTCTGAAGATGTATTAACAAAAGTAGAAGAGTGGAAACAAAAGATTATTAACGGAGAAGTAAAAGTTCCATTAACTCGTGATGAGTATAAAGAATTTGAAGCATCTATATAA
- a CDS encoding GntR family transcriptional regulator, protein MSIKTDNRHLYLQVIDHLKRDIEAGVYKEKQKLPSEFELSKKLGVSRSTLREALRLLEEEQIIIRRHGVGTFVNSKPVFESGIEQLNSVTNMIKQAGMEPGTIFLSSTMKAASESDARRFSVNEGDELVVIERVRTANGDPIVYCLDIVPKKLLPNFYPNKEGSIFQMLEDGGTRKITHAVAKIEPIGFHETISPTLECDPETSLLVLKQMHYDEKDEPILYSKNYFRADKFSFHVLRKRVY, encoded by the coding sequence ATGAGCATTAAGACAGATAACCGGCATTTGTATCTTCAAGTGATCGATCACCTGAAACGGGATATTGAAGCAGGTGTTTACAAAGAAAAGCAAAAGCTTCCTTCTGAGTTTGAGCTTTCGAAGAAGCTGGGCGTAAGTCGATCTACACTGCGAGAGGCTTTGCGACTTTTAGAGGAAGAACAAATTATTATCAGAAGGCATGGTGTAGGCACATTTGTAAATTCCAAACCGGTATTCGAATCAGGGATTGAACAATTAAACAGTGTGACCAATATGATTAAGCAAGCGGGAATGGAACCTGGAACCATCTTTCTGAGTTCGACGATGAAAGCTGCTTCAGAAAGCGATGCCCGAAGATTTTCCGTAAACGAAGGGGACGAGCTTGTTGTCATCGAGCGTGTCCGAACTGCCAATGGTGATCCAATTGTATATTGCCTCGATATAGTTCCGAAAAAGTTATTGCCAAATTTTTATCCGAATAAAGAAGGGTCAATCTTCCAAATGCTAGAGGATGGGGGAACGAGAAAGATTACGCACGCTGTTGCGAAAATTGAACCAATCGGCTTCCATGAAACCATCTCACCTACTTTGGAGTGTGATCCTGAGACATCATTATTAGTATTAAAGCAGATGCACTATGATGAAAAGGACGAGCCCATTCTTTATTCGAAAAACTACTTTAGGGCAGACAAGTTTAGTTTCCATGTTTTACGTAAAAGGGTTTATTAG
- the pepF gene encoding oligoendopeptidase F: MENQQAVKTLPKRDEIPVEDTWRLEDIFETDEVWEKEFDELKQLIPKISSYKGKLGDSADTLFEALQFEDHVMERLGKLYTYAHMRYDQDTTNPTYQNLNDRATTLYTEASSLSSYLVPEILAMNEETLKKYLNEHDGLKLYAHALNDINRQRPHVLTSEQEEMLALASEALASSGNTFGKLNNADLQFPTIKNENGEEVEVTHGRFISFMESADRRVRQDAFKAVYSTYDKFKNTFASTLSGAVKKDNFYAKVRKYDNARQAALSNNNIPETVYDQLIETIHDHLPLLQRYVSLRKKVLNVDELHMYDLYTPLVKDVEMKVTYNEAKDMILKGLEPLGEEYTSILKEGFENRWVDVHENKGKRSGAYSSGVYGTNPYILMNWQDNVNNLFTLAHEFGHSVHSYYTRKNQPYPYGNYSIFVAEVASTCNENLLNEYLLNTVDDEKKRLYLLNHYLEGFRGTVFRQTMFAEFEHDIHIRAQNGEPLTPERLTSIYYDLNKKYFGDDMVVDQEIGLEWARIPHFYYNYYVYQYATGFSAASALSKQILEEGQPAVSRYIDFLKAGSSDYPIEVLKKAGVDMTTKKPIEQACKVFEEKLNEMEQLLNKQ; this comes from the coding sequence ATGGAAAATCAACAAGCCGTAAAGACGCTCCCAAAGCGTGACGAAATACCGGTGGAAGACACGTGGAGATTAGAGGATATTTTCGAAACAGATGAAGTGTGGGAAAAGGAATTTGACGAACTAAAACAACTCATCCCGAAAATTTCATCTTACAAAGGGAAGCTCGGAGATTCCGCTGATACTTTATTTGAAGCGCTTCAATTTGAAGACCATGTTATGGAGAGATTAGGAAAGCTATATACATATGCTCATATGCGTTACGATCAAGATACGACGAATCCAACTTACCAAAATTTAAATGATCGAGCGACAACTCTATATACGGAAGCTTCTAGTTTGTCATCGTATTTAGTTCCAGAAATTTTAGCGATGAATGAAGAAACGTTGAAGAAATATTTAAACGAGCATGATGGGCTGAAATTATATGCACATGCACTAAACGATATCAATCGCCAACGCCCGCACGTTTTAACGTCCGAGCAAGAGGAAATGCTTGCGTTAGCTTCTGAAGCGCTCGCTTCTTCGGGTAATACATTCGGTAAGTTAAATAATGCTGATCTACAATTTCCAACGATTAAAAATGAAAACGGAGAAGAAGTAGAAGTTACACACGGACGCTTTATCAGCTTTATGGAAAGTGCGGACCGTCGTGTGCGCCAAGATGCTTTCAAAGCTGTTTACAGCACGTATGACAAATTTAAAAACACGTTTGCAAGCACGTTAAGCGGAGCGGTGAAAAAAGATAACTTCTATGCGAAAGTCCGTAAATATGACAATGCGCGCCAAGCCGCGTTAAGTAACAATAACATTCCTGAAACGGTGTACGACCAATTAATCGAAACGATTCATGACCACCTTCCGCTACTGCAACGTTACGTTTCGCTTCGCAAAAAGGTGTTAAATGTAGATGAACTTCACATGTACGATTTATATACACCTCTTGTGAAAGATGTGGAGATGAAAGTAACGTACAACGAAGCGAAGGACATGATTTTAAAAGGGCTTGAACCACTAGGAGAAGAATACACCTCCATCTTAAAAGAAGGGTTTGAAAACCGCTGGGTCGATGTTCATGAAAACAAAGGAAAACGCAGCGGAGCTTACTCATCTGGCGTTTATGGGACAAATCCGTATATCTTAATGAACTGGCAAGATAATGTGAACAATTTATTCACACTTGCGCATGAATTTGGACACTCTGTTCATAGCTATTACACGCGTAAAAACCAGCCATATCCGTATGGCAATTATTCTATTTTCGTCGCAGAAGTAGCTTCAACATGTAACGAAAATTTATTAAACGAATACTTATTGAACACGGTTGATGATGAGAAGAAACGACTTTACCTACTCAATCACTATTTAGAAGGATTTAGAGGAACGGTCTTCCGTCAAACGATGTTTGCAGAATTCGAACACGATATCCATATCCGCGCCCAAAACGGGGAACCGCTAACACCAGAGCGCTTAACGAGCATCTATTACGACTTGAACAAAAAATACTTCGGTGACGACATGGTTGTCGATCAAGAAATCGGACTTGAGTGGGCACGTATTCCACACTTCTACTACAATTATTATGTGTACCAATACGCAACAGGATTTAGCGCTGCATCTGCCTTAAGCAAGCAAATCCTTGAAGAAGGGCAACCAGCCGTATCACGTTACATCGACTTCTTAAAAGCTGGAAGCTCTGATTATCCGATTGAAGTGTTGAAAAAAGCAGGCGTCGACATGACAACGAAAAAGCCAATCGAACAAGCGTGCAAAGTATTCGAAGAAAAACTTAATGAAATGGAACAGCTTCTCAATAAGCAATAA
- a CDS encoding competence protein CoiA has product MLVADSSEDKIRINLVDPRWTKEALMELKKTTSFICPSCRTPVQLKIGETRIPHFAHINTCSIQGEKESLYHMDGKIQLHDWLQNQGIKGELETYYPSIKQRADVVAEIDDETICFEFQCAKISEQEKLARTNGYEKEQLSVKWILGGNRVKRLKTYEYRFNHFVWDFIQLNSAGISYLLSYCSKLKAFILLDSIVPFSKQTIFANTTILPSSQLSFQQFLQPTNVSWEPVVFQKQWMMKRDRFRNVPKVHVSKKEKRLQALIYEQYGIPLTLVPSEAFIPLKEAWRLKEAVYVWQTIVLHALESISEGEVFHLQRVLWLMNRNVNFEHFTQEKDIVQTVVQSYLNKLSTLGIIHKVKRNEYKKSNYSFFLSSYEAIQKRDKQMDTFFRQKRKV; this is encoded by the coding sequence TTGCTTGTTGCAGATTCATCGGAAGATAAAATACGAATTAATTTAGTGGATCCTCGCTGGACGAAAGAGGCTTTAATGGAATTAAAAAAGACGACCTCCTTTATTTGTCCCTCTTGTCGGACACCTGTGCAATTAAAAATAGGTGAAACACGAATTCCTCATTTTGCTCATATCAATACCTGTTCCATACAAGGTGAAAAAGAATCCCTTTATCATATGGATGGAAAAATACAATTGCATGATTGGCTCCAAAATCAAGGGATTAAGGGGGAACTTGAAACGTATTATCCTTCCATAAAGCAGCGGGCAGATGTCGTCGCTGAAATCGATGATGAAACGATATGCTTCGAGTTTCAATGTGCCAAAATTTCAGAGCAAGAAAAACTAGCACGAACGAACGGATATGAAAAAGAACAGCTCTCAGTAAAGTGGATTTTAGGCGGTAATCGAGTAAAACGGTTGAAAACGTATGAATACCGGTTCAATCATTTTGTTTGGGACTTCATTCAATTGAATTCAGCAGGCATATCGTACTTGCTCTCCTATTGTTCAAAGCTTAAAGCTTTCATTCTACTGGACTCCATCGTTCCATTCTCAAAGCAAACCATCTTTGCTAATACAACCATTTTGCCTTCATCACAACTTTCCTTTCAACAATTTTTACAGCCGACAAATGTATCGTGGGAGCCCGTAGTGTTCCAAAAACAGTGGATGATGAAGCGGGACCGTTTTCGAAATGTCCCAAAAGTGCATGTTTCCAAAAAAGAAAAAAGGTTACAAGCCCTCATTTATGAACAATACGGCATTCCTTTAACACTTGTACCAAGTGAAGCTTTTATTCCTTTGAAAGAGGCATGGCGATTAAAAGAAGCAGTTTACGTTTGGCAAACCATTGTACTACATGCTTTAGAAAGTATAAGCGAGGGGGAAGTGTTTCATTTGCAACGGGTGTTGTGGTTAATGAATCGTAACGTTAATTTTGAACACTTTACACAAGAGAAAGACATTGTACAGACGGTTGTGCAGAGTTACTTAAACAAACTTTCAACGCTCGGTATCATTCATAAAGTAAAGCGCAATGAATATAAAAAATCAAATTATTCATTTTTCTTATCGTCATATGAAGCGATCCAAAAGCGCGACAAACAGATGGACACGTTTTTTCGTCAAAAGCGGAAGGTATGA
- the cls gene encoding cardiolipin synthase, with protein MKNTVRIILFAIGLSIALHFVQQISDEWLIGSFSVLFTLSIVFIGFVIFFENRHPTQTLTWLVVLGSFPLVGFLFYLFFGQNIRKKRFFKKKAIIDEKTFAQFDKSNYSNAEKIKLMHNHQKLTFKLATTLGNSPISFHTYTKVLTNGIETFDAIFKELEKAKHHIHLEYYIVRHDVVGQKLKDLLIRKAKEGVQVRFLYDAVGSWRLSAKYIQELRNAGVEMVPFLPVKFPVLSDKINFRNHRKIIVVDSSVGFVGGLNIGDEYLGRNPYFGFWRDTHLLLKGEAVRSLQLIFLQDWYYMTGHKLLTEDYLTTSIMPEQEGGVQLIAGGPDNKWEIIKNLFFSMINSSVDSIWIASPYFIPDEDIKTALKIAALSGIDVRLLVPKKPDKKIVYYASRSYFPELLEAGVKIYEYEKGFMHSKIIIVDNELASIGTANMDMRSFHLNFEVNAFLYRTYSVQTLSDEFLRDIQSSHEIILSEFEKRPFFVKFIESTSRLLSPLL; from the coding sequence ATGAAAAATACAGTTCGAATTATTTTGTTTGCGATTGGTTTATCAATCGCGCTTCATTTTGTTCAGCAAATTTCTGATGAGTGGCTTATTGGCTCCTTTTCGGTTCTTTTTACCTTGTCTATTGTCTTTATCGGATTTGTTATTTTCTTTGAAAATCGTCATCCGACGCAAACACTCACGTGGCTTGTCGTGTTAGGAAGCTTTCCGCTCGTTGGTTTTTTGTTTTACTTGTTTTTCGGCCAAAATATCCGAAAGAAACGGTTCTTTAAGAAGAAAGCCATTATCGATGAAAAAACGTTCGCCCAATTTGATAAAAGCAATTATTCAAATGCAGAAAAAATTAAGTTGATGCACAATCACCAAAAGCTTACCTTTAAGCTTGCGACTACCCTTGGAAATAGTCCGATCTCGTTTCATACATATACAAAAGTATTAACGAATGGGATTGAGACGTTTGACGCAATTTTTAAGGAGTTAGAAAAAGCGAAACATCATATTCATTTAGAATATTACATCGTCCGCCATGATGTGGTCGGGCAAAAGTTAAAAGACCTTCTGATCCGAAAAGCGAAAGAAGGTGTTCAAGTCCGATTTTTATATGATGCGGTTGGAAGCTGGCGATTATCGGCGAAATATATTCAAGAGCTTCGCAATGCTGGTGTAGAAATGGTACCGTTCCTTCCGGTAAAGTTTCCAGTCTTATCCGATAAAATAAACTTTCGTAATCACCGAAAAATTATCGTGGTAGATAGTTCGGTCGGGTTTGTCGGCGGTTTAAATATCGGTGATGAATATTTAGGAAGAAATCCGTACTTCGGATTTTGGCGGGATACGCACCTATTATTAAAGGGAGAAGCGGTTCGTTCGCTTCAATTGATTTTTCTACAAGATTGGTATTACATGACGGGTCACAAACTGTTAACCGAGGATTACTTGACGACGAGCATAATGCCTGAACAAGAAGGTGGCGTTCAGTTAATTGCTGGCGGTCCTGATAACAAATGGGAAATCATTAAAAACTTATTTTTCTCTATGATTAATTCAAGTGTGGATTCAATATGGATTGCTTCGCCTTATTTCATTCCAGACGAAGATATTAAGACCGCTCTAAAAATTGCTGCTCTTAGCGGCATCGACGTTCGATTGCTTGTACCGAAAAAACCGGACAAAAAAATCGTGTACTACGCATCAAGATCGTATTTTCCTGAATTACTGGAAGCTGGTGTGAAAATTTATGAATACGAGAAAGGGTTCATGCACAGTAAAATTATCATTGTTGATAATGAACTCGCATCAATTGGCACAGCTAACATGGATATGAGAAGCTTTCACTTAAACTTTGAAGTCAATGCCTTTTTATATCGAACGTACAGTGTTCAAACATTAAGCGACGAATTTCTGCGTGACATTCAGTCGTCACACGAAATCATTCTGTCTGAATTTGAAAAGCGTCCCTTTTTCGTCAAATTTATTGAATCAACTTCAAGGCTTCTCTCCCCGTTGCTTTAA
- the mecA gene encoding adaptor protein MecA — MDIERINEHTVKFYISYFDIEERGFDREEIWYNRERSEELFWEMMDEIHEEEDFPIEGPLWIQVQANDKGLEVVVTKAQLSKDGQKLELPITDGKMKDFPVDENIESLLDNHFNTSQEHETDDEEEELEFVIRFDDFEHVISLSKYNIEGFKNSLYAFENKYYLFVEFLEEEDEMIEDLLSLMLEFGAESRVTIHRLEEYGKLVMKDNALEQVRQHFS; from the coding sequence ATGGATATTGAACGTATTAATGAACATACCGTTAAGTTTTACATTTCATATTTTGACATAGAGGAACGCGGATTTGACCGAGAAGAAATTTGGTATAACCGCGAACGAAGTGAAGAACTTTTTTGGGAAATGATGGACGAAATTCATGAGGAAGAAGATTTTCCAATCGAAGGTCCTTTATGGATTCAAGTTCAAGCAAACGATAAAGGGTTAGAAGTCGTCGTTACAAAAGCGCAACTATCTAAAGATGGGCAAAAATTAGAATTGCCAATAACAGACGGTAAAATGAAAGATTTTCCGGTCGATGAAAACATCGAATCGTTATTAGATAATCACTTTAACACCTCTCAAGAACATGAGACAGATGATGAAGAAGAGGAACTCGAATTTGTCATCCGTTTTGATGACTTTGAGCATGTCATCTCCCTTTCCAAATACAATATCGAAGGATTTAAAAATAGTTTATACGCCTTTGAGAATAAATACTATTTATTCGTGGAGTTTTTAGAAGAAGAGGATGAAATGATCGAAGACTTATTGAGTCTCATGCTCGAGTTTGGTGCAGAGTCACGTGTGACTATTCATCGTCTTGAGGAATATGGAAAATTAGTTATGAAGGACAACGCCTTAGAGCAAGTTCGTCAACACTTTTCTTAA
- a CDS encoding TerC family protein, translating to MDEQLLLSILMIIGIDLVLGGDNAIVIALACRNLPESQRKKAILFGTMLAVICRILLTIGAVYLLQIPFIQLIGGVFLLYIAFSLMAGQGDGNHSVKSHSSLWKAIQTIVFADLVMGFDNVIAIAGAANGHILLVIFGLIVSIPIIIWGSSVILKIMNQFVLFVYVGGGILAFTAGKMVAHDQSFQSVFPFDSSLSFSLPYITTAFILAAALIFKQIVASRA from the coding sequence ATGGATGAACAACTACTTCTTTCAATTTTGATGATCATCGGAATCGATCTCGTCCTTGGAGGAGATAATGCTATTGTCATCGCGTTAGCTTGCCGAAATCTGCCTGAATCGCAACGAAAGAAAGCGATTTTATTTGGCACGATGCTTGCGGTTATTTGTCGTATTTTATTAACGATTGGTGCGGTCTACCTTCTACAAATCCCTTTTATTCAATTGATTGGCGGAGTTTTTTTACTCTACATTGCCTTTTCGTTGATGGCCGGTCAAGGAGATGGAAACCATTCGGTGAAAAGTCATTCATCTTTATGGAAAGCAATTCAAACGATTGTCTTCGCTGACCTTGTGATGGGGTTTGACAACGTGATTGCCATTGCTGGTGCTGCGAATGGTCATATTTTACTCGTCATTTTCGGTTTAATTGTATCGATTCCTATTATTATATGGGGAAGTAGCGTAATCTTGAAGATTATGAATCAATTTGTTCTTTTTGTTTATGTAGGGGGAGGAATTTTAGCTTTTACAGCAGGAAAAATGGTTGCTCATGATCAATCATTTCAAAGCGTTTTTCCTTTTGACTCTTCCTTGTCTTTTTCCCTCCCATACATAACAACCGCCTTTATTCTGGCCGCTGCGCTTATTTTTAAGCAAATCGTTGCTAGTCGTGCGTAA
- the spxA gene encoding transcriptional regulator SpxA — protein MVTLYTSPSCTSCRKAKSWLEEHNIEYKERNIFAEPLTIDEIKEILRMTEDGTDEIISTRSKVFQKLNIDVESLPLQDLYDIIQQHPGLLRRPIIIDEKRLQVGYNEDEIRRFLPRKVRTFQLKEAQRLVN, from the coding sequence ATGGTAACATTGTATACCTCACCAAGTTGTACTTCATGTCGTAAAGCGAAATCTTGGTTAGAAGAGCATAATATTGAGTATAAAGAAAGAAATATTTTTGCTGAGCCACTTACTATTGATGAGATCAAAGAGATTCTTCGCATGACAGAAGATGGAACGGATGAAATTATTTCAACCCGTTCGAAAGTGTTCCAAAAGCTAAATATCGATGTTGAGTCGTTACCATTACAAGATTTATATGATATTATTCAACAACATCCTGGGCTTTTACGTCGTCCAATTATTATCGATGAAAAGCGTCTTCAAGTTGGTTATAACGAAGACGAAATTCGTCGCTTCTTACCACGTAAAGTCCGTACATTCCAATTAAAAGAAGCACAACGTCTTGTCAACTAA